A window of Bacteroidales bacterium genomic DNA:
TGTTTCATGATCTCGGCCTGCTGTTCTTCAATTTTTTCCCTCTGAAGTTGCATGGTTTTGTTTTTGCGCACGATCTTCCCATACGCAAACGCTCCACCTGCCAGAAACAGCAAAAGTGCGCCCATTCCGGCCAAATAATATTTTTGCTGGGTTTCCTTTTGTTGAAGGCGCCTTTTTTGCATCTCAATCTGATGCTGTTTTTTTTCCGCCTCAAATCTTTGGTGATAAAAAGAAACCAAATCATTTCGTGTTTGATTGTACTGGTCAACTTTTGTATCGATATATATCTGAAGGTATTCCAGGGCATTTTTATAATCACCTTTTTCTTTGTATGCATCATGTAAACGCATGCTGGTATTTTCAATATGATCTCCGGCACCTTGTTTGCGCGCAAGTTTAAGTGCCTTCTTTCCCAATTCAATAGCCTTTTCATACTCCCCTTTTCTTTCGTAATGCAACATGATATTGGTCAGTACATTTGGAATATCATTCGGAGCATGCGTTTGATAAATCTTCCTGGCTTTCTGTAAATAATATAAACCTTTATCCGAACGCTTGTAGCTGTATATAGCACCAAGAATCTCATAATTGCTGCCCAGCAGGGAAGAATCCCCTATGGCTTTACTGAAATACAGAGAGCTATCGGCGTATTGCCGGGCCTTATTGTGATCGGACCGTTCATAACAGGTTGCTGCCAGCCGGTTGTAAGTTTCCGCTATTCCTTTTTCATTCTGTATATTCCGGAATGTTTTCAGGGCCTCATAAAGAAAGGATAACGATGCTTCCAATGAAGCAATGGAACGATTGATTTCGCCAAGCATTTTGAGGTATTTGCCCTCATAAATTTTATCCCGATTCCTGCGGGCTTCATTCCGCATTTTGCGGGCAAGCTTCAATGCTTCTGTTTTGCTGCCGGTATTCTTTAGCAGGTAGGTTTTCAGTAAATTGCTTTCATAATAAGTGGTTGTATCACTGTTTGCTTTAGCCTGCCTGATGGCCTTGTTAACAAAAATCAGTGCAGAGTCTTTACTCTCCGCGAAATGCTCCTCGGCCTTTTCTAACAGTTTTTTTCCTGAAGATTCCTGTGAAAACCCCCAGAGCGGCAAGAACAATTGTATAAGAATAGCGAATATAATACTTTTCATTTTGAATCATCTTTTAACTATACAGTAAACATCTGAGAGCTCTGCTTAAAAAAATCATGAAATGGTTTTAAACAATAAAATATGCTCACAGAATAGATTGACTCCTCCTTTATATTATGATTTTTTACGGGGAAATGAAACAGATGTTTCGGCAGGTGAATATTTGGAAATGAATCCATTTCATTTTTTTCTGCCAAAAAATGCACGAATATAAAATAAGGTAATAACACCCGTGAGAATCATTCATTCGTACATCTGTCCCGTCTGAAAGCGGAATTCGTTTCCCTTCTGGTATAGCCCCTAATTCCCTCCCGCCAACGCCCTTTGATTCTATCATTTTTCACATTCCCGATCATTTTATATTTTTATGCTGTCAAATCTATGGGAACTTATTTTGTTGTGATTTAATATAAACGGAGGATTGTTTATGGCGGAAAAGCAGAACAGCAAAAAGGAACACACCTATCACAGCAAGGCCATTGAAATGGCCCGTGAATACCTGAAAAGGCAACAAAACAAAGCCATTAGGGAACGGGAAAAACTTTACGGCCTGCAGATCGTTCCCAAAGCCACCTATTACAATGATGCAAAGGGGTACGTACCCGGTGAAAAGAACTGGAAACGGTTCGGGTTCGATCTGCATCCGCAGGTATCCCTTATTGCAGGAGGTCTTGTTTTGCTTTTTATAGCGCTGACTTTTATTTATAAAGAACAGGCCGTCAGTTTCTTTCAGGGCGTCCTGGATGGCATTGGCAACAATTTCGGCTGGTTGTATATTCTGGCGGCCAACTTTTTTGTTATTGTCATGATCCTCTTCGCAGCCAGCAAATACGGCAACATCAAAATCGGCGGACCCGATGCGATGCCGGAATTCAGCACGTTTAGCTGGTATGCCATGCTGATCAGCGCGGGAATGGGCATTGGCCTGATGTTCTGGAGCGTGGCAGAACCCATATTTCATTACTCCACACCCTCGCCCATGTTTGATGTGGCGGCAAATTCACCGTCCGCAGCCCAAGGTGCACTGGGTGTAACCTATTTCCACTGGGGATTGCATCCCTGGGGCATCTATGCCCTGGTGGGCCTTTCACTGGCATTCTTTGCCTATAACCGCGGACTGCCCCTTACCATCCGCTCCATTTTCTATCCCCTGCTTGGCGAAAAGATCTATGGCTTCTGGGGCAACCTCATTGACATCCTCTCGGTGCTGGCCACCCTTTTTGGACTGGCCACCTCACTCGGACTCGGCGTCAAGCAAGTAGCTTCAGGCCTCAACTACCTGTTCGGCTTTCCCGATGAAACGATTTATGCCGTGCTGCTTATCGGGATCATCACCTTTTTTGCCACCCTATCGGTGGTGGCCGGCCTGGACAATGGTGTTCGAAGGCTCAGCAGTGGCAACCTCTACATGGCGGGAATATTCATGCTTTTCCTGATCGTTGTAGGCCCAACCGTTTATATATTAAAAGCCTTTACCCAGAACCTCGGTTTTTACCTCCAGAATCTGCCCCAGCTCAGCTTTTGGGTGGAAACCTATGAAGGTGCCAAAGGCAGCGACTGGCAGAACCTGTGGACCATCTTCTACTGGGGCTGGTGGATATCCTGGTCTCCTTTCGTGGGCATGTTCATTGCCCGTGTATCGAAAGGACGAACGGTGCGGGAATTC
This region includes:
- a CDS encoding tetratricopeptide repeat-containing sensor histidine kinase, encoding MKSIIFAILIQLFLPLWGFSQESSGKKLLEKAEEHFAESKDSALIFVNKAIRQAKANSDTTTYYESNLLKTYLLKNTGSKTEALKLARKMRNEARRNRDKIYEGKYLKMLGEINRSIASLEASLSFLYEALKTFRNIQNEKGIAETYNRLAATCYERSDHNKARQYADSSLYFSKAIGDSSLLGSNYEILGAIYSYKRSDKGLYYLQKARKIYQTHAPNDIPNVLTNIMLHYERKGEYEKAIELGKKALKLARKQGAGDHIENTSMRLHDAYKEKGDYKNALEYLQIYIDTKVDQYNQTRNDLVSFYHQRFEAEKKQHQIEMQKRRLQQKETQQKYYLAGMGALLLFLAGGAFAYGKIVRKNKTMQLQREKIEEQQAEIMKQNEVLQSTNKRLERANQLKQDMTDMLVHDLKNPLNIVVNLAEKPLVQSAGHTMNNLVMNMLDVNKYEENTLTPELAECNLNRLINSAVEQMQYYLERKELTLKNDIPDDVYVHADRQLIKRVFVNLLTNAIKYSRENQPVVLSLGNQINQQENSFVEISVTDYGIGISEAYKNKIFDRYFGDNQNSQQLTGTGLGLAFCKMAVEIHNGTIGVESEEGKYSRFYFTLPLKHN
- a CDS encoding BCCT family transporter — its product is MAEKQNSKKEHTYHSKAIEMAREYLKRQQNKAIREREKLYGLQIVPKATYYNDAKGYVPGEKNWKRFGFDLHPQVSLIAGGLVLLFIALTFIYKEQAVSFFQGVLDGIGNNFGWLYILAANFFVIVMILFAASKYGNIKIGGPDAMPEFSTFSWYAMLISAGMGIGLMFWSVAEPIFHYSTPSPMFDVAANSPSAAQGALGVTYFHWGLHPWGIYALVGLSLAFFAYNRGLPLTIRSIFYPLLGEKIYGFWGNLIDILSVLATLFGLATSLGLGVKQVASGLNYLFGFPDETIYAVLLIGIITFFATLSVVAGLDNGVRRLSSGNLYMAGIFMLFLIVVGPTVYILKAFTQNLGFYLQNLPQLSFWVETYEGAKGSDWQNLWTIFYWGWWISWSPFVGMFIARVSKGRTVREFIVGVMILPTLLSFLWMSTLGGSALHLESMGIADIATTVEENVSTALFVMLENFPLTQVTSFIGVILVTIFFVTSSDSGSLVVDHLTSGGKLDSPVPQRIFWAVMEGLVAAALLLGGGLTALQSASIATGLPFTFILIIMVYSLYRGLQQEYYHAAIIEKIRPDVQQFEVPMEQEEEQKEESSRSQWYKHFKRNKGKGGR